A genomic window from Lotus japonicus ecotype B-129 chromosome 1, LjGifu_v1.2 includes:
- the LOC130716790 gene encoding F-box/kelch-repeat protein At3g23880-like: protein MEKKETENEEKKPNLNLTELISEMIDLSFDHENKKMMINDKENQNIVALPEDLISLILVRLPVRSLLRFKSVCKSWLSLISNTQFAKSHFDLAATPTHRFLIKRINGGYEIQSLDFEASLRDDSAVVNLKFPPYYDPFFLALGSCRGIFLLAKIMGPSAGDLIVWNPSNSFHREIQASYDYDDCDSWYDTSSTCVRQGIPCYVGCFLTGFVYGFGYDHSKDDYLLVLLRFHKHDGPEMTTFLRPQIEVLSVKTNVPSFIYGEEFKYVELGGESSSGLFLNQSLHWLVKYKATGLHVIIAFDLVERSLSEITLTPDLAHELATLESYHLKVLGGCLGMCCNGIGDDHEMTGIWVMKEYRVQSSWTRSFVLPGYDFLPICFTEGGGVFGSDSSEKYEKFDDNGELLEDHTYGQENEDAFEYFEMYRETLLTLPSELP, encoded by the coding sequence ATGGAGAAGAAGGAAACAGAGAACGAGGAGAAGAAACCTAACCTCAACCTCACCGAGTTGATCTCTGAAATGATTGATCTTTCTTTTGATCATGAgaacaagaagatgatgatcAACGACAAAGAGAACCAGAATATTGTCGCTCTCCCTGAGGATTTGATTTCACTGATTCTGGTGAGGTTACCTGTTCGATCTCTCCTCCGCTTCAAATCGGTGTGTAAGTCGTGGCTGTCTCTGATTTCAAATACCCAATTCGCAAAATCACATTTTGATCTAGCTGCTACACCCACTCACCGTTTTCTTATCAAAAGAATCAATGGTGGTTATGAAATTCAATCATTGGATTTTGAAGCATCGCTTCGCGACGATTCTGCTGTGGTAAACCTCAAATTCCCACCCTACTATGACCCTTTTTTTCTGGCTTTAGGTTCTTGCAGAGGTATTTTTCTGCTAGCAAAAATTATGGGTCCATCAGCTGGTGATCTCATTGTGTGGAACCCTTCAAATAGTTTCCACAGAGAAATTCAAGCAAGCTATGACTATGATGACTGTGATTCATGGTATGACACATCATCAACCTGTGTCCGCCAAGGAATTCCTTGTTATGTTGGTTGTTTTTTGACTGGTTTTGTGTATGGTTTTGGATATGATCATTCCAAAGATGACTATTTGCTTGTTTTGTTACGATTTCATAAACATGATGGACCTGAAATGACTACATTTTTGCGGCCTCAGATTGAGGTTTTGTCTGTCAAAACCAATGTGCCCTCCTTCATTTATGGCGAAGAGTTTAAATACGTGGAGCTTGGAGGTGAGTCCTCATCTGGTTTGTTCTTGAATCAGTCCCTGCATTGGTTGGTCAAGTACAAGGCTACAGGGCTTCATGTAATCATTGCCTttgatttggttgagagaagtttaTCGGAGATTACTTTGACACCTGATTTGGCACATGAATTGGCAACACTTGAAAGTTATCACTTAAAGGTACTGGGAGGATGTCTTGGTATGTGTTGTAATGGTATTGGTGATGACCATGAAATGACTGGAATATGGGTCATGAAAGAGTATAGAGTGCAGTCTTCTTGGACTAGATCTTTTGTTCTGCCTGGGTATGACTTTTTACCAATATGCTTCACTGAAGGTGGTGGTGTTTTTGGATCAGATAGCAGtgaaaaatatgagaaatttgaTGATAACGGAGAACTGCTGGAGGATCACACATATGGACAAGAGAACGAAGATGCTTTTGAGTATTTTGAAATGTACAGGGAGACCCTACTAACACTCCCTAGTGAACTACCATGA
- the LOC130728671 gene encoding protein ROOT INITIATION DEFECTIVE 3-like: protein MEVVLASSSVDGGIGCWDLQTGAEQLRYKSCSSPSHGLVSVGGRFLASSQIRDPSASSGSVSKLYFWSWSKPQVEVRSFPAEPIMPLAANHPGTYLAGGASSGDIYFWQVETGRLLKKWHAHYRAVTCLVFSEDDSLLISGSEDGSVRVWSLIKIFDDLGSFEAKNLYLHSFTEHTLCVTDVVIGYGGCNAIIVSASEDRTCKVWSLATGTLLRNIVFPSIIDAIVLDPAEHIFYAGSRDGKIFIAALNTERIPTNNYGMHIIGSFSNHSKAVTCLAYGAAGNLLISGSEDGMVRVWNARTCNIIRMFKHAKGPVNNILVVKQEIDPSNHMSSTVEASSRKKGAYLSPPLEKYTNSADEDSYIKVSLRGGATDVKYLSSGMISKYAKELQHQGSAAASEMEVEKLKHDCQRSMQMANQFKKMYEDLIQFYVKELLDGGQARTLDENGK from the exons ATGGAGGTTGTTTTGGCATCTTCCTCTGTTGATGGTGGGATAGGCTGTTGGGACCTTCAGACAGGTGCTGAACAGCTCCGTTACAAGTCGTGTTCCTCCCCTTCTCATGGTCTTGTCTCTGTTGGTGGTCGCTTCCTTGCATCTTCTCAGATTAGAGACCCATCGGCTTCCTCCGGTTCTGTTTCGAAATTATATTTCTGGTCCTGGTCCAAG CCTCAAGTTGAAGTTAGGAGCTTTCCTGCTGAACCCATTATGCCCCTTGCTGCGAATCACCCGGGCACCTATCTAGCTGGTGGGGCTTCGTCAGGTGATATATACTTTTGGCAG GTCGAAACTGGCAGATTGCTTAAAAAGTGGCATGCTCACTATAGGGCTGTGACATGCCTGGTATTTTCTGAAGATGACTCCCTGCTGATATCTGGTTCTGAAGATGGATCTGTCAGAGTTTGGTCTCTCATCAA GATATTTGATGATTTGGGAAGCTTTGAAGCCAAAAATCTTTATCTACACAGTTTTACAGAGCACACTCTGTGTGTGACTGATGTTGTGATTGGTTATGGTGGGTGCAATGCAATTATAGTGTCAGCTTCAGAGGACCGGACCTGTAAG GTGTGGAGCTTAGCTACGGGAACTCTACTAAGAAACATAGTATTCCCTTCAATAATTGATGCAATTGTCTTGGATCCTGCTGAACATATCTTTTATGCTGGCAGTAGAGatggaaaaatatttattgCTGCACTTAACACTGAAAGAATCCCTACTAATAATTATGGGATGCATATCATTGGTTCATTTTCTAACCACAG CAAGGCAGTTACTTGCTTAGCATATGGCGCCGCTGGGAATTTGTTAATATCTGGGTCAGAGGATGGAATGGTTCGTGTTTGGAATGCAAGAACTTGTAACATCATCCGCATGTTTAAACATGCTAAAG GACCAGTAAATAATATTCTTGTTGTTAAACAAGAAATTGACCCAAGTAATCATATGTCTTCTACTGTAGAAGCATCCTCAAGAAAGAAAGGGGCTTATTTATCCCCTCCATtagaaaaatatacaaattcTGCAGATGAAGACTCATATATAAAGGTCAGCCTCAGGGGTGGCGCGACAGATGTTAAATATCTCAGTTCTGGAATGATATCTAAGTATGCTAAGGAACTTCAG CATCAAGGTTCAGCTGCTGCTTCTGAAATGGAGGTGGAGAAGCTAAAACATGATTGCCAAAGGTCAATGCAAATGGCAAATCAATTTAAGAAAATGTATGAAGATTTGATACAGTTTTATGTGAAGGAGCTGTTAGATGGAGGTCAAGCAAGAACCTTAGATGAAAATGGTAAATAA